The following proteins come from a genomic window of Thermoproteus sp.:
- a CDS encoding long-chain-fatty-acid--CoA ligase codes for MAYKYQLTLNNLLRYIKYVFGDVPIVYRPPHGLNYRSTYGEEYRRILKLADGLRQLGIGPGDRVATLDWNTIWHWDLYWAVPGMGATLHTVNVRLAPEDIVFTINQAGDKALIYHRDFAPLVEKIKPALKTVKLYIQISDGQGAVGKDPEIEDVIKSGGEVELPELDEDKVATVLYTSGTTGKPKGAYFTHRQLVLHTFSVALAAVGYRGLSRGDCASIDGKPCTALYLVPMFHVHAWGLPWVYALMGWKQVMPGRFDYGHILRLIVEEEVKAMAGVPTILYMLVTHPDLPKYVEGIKRLAPIYIVGGAALPKELAKKAADAGFVPRVGYGLTETAPVVSLGFFKPTEKLPEDPDKAFDLIVMTGLPNPLSEFAVVDENDRPVPKDCKTAGELALRAPWITPEYIGDPEKTKNAWRNGWFHTGDAAIWCPDGRIKIVDRLKDVIKSGGEWISSLQLEDLIMTHPSVGIAAVVGLPHEKWGERPVAFVVPKPGASVSPDEIIAHLQKFVDAGKIPKWWLPDRVVVVQDLPMTGTGKIDKKVLRDKYKDLLKSN; via the coding sequence ATGGCCTATAAATACCAATTAACGTTGAATAATCTATTGAGATATATCAAATATGTATTTGGCGATGTGCCAATAGTATATAGGCCTCCACATGGTTTGAACTATAGGTCTACATATGGAGAGGAATACAGACGTATATTGAAGTTGGCAGACGGGCTTAGGCAATTGGGCATAGGGCCTGGCGATAGGGTGGCGACTCTCGACTGGAATACCATATGGCATTGGGACCTCTACTGGGCCGTGCCGGGCATGGGGGCGACGTTACATACAGTTAACGTCCGCCTGGCGCCCGAGGACATAGTCTTCACTATCAACCAAGCTGGCGATAAGGCCCTTATATACCATAGGGACTTCGCGCCGCTGGTAGAGAAAATAAAACCAGCGCTTAAGACAGTTAAGCTCTATATACAAATATCGGACGGGCAGGGGGCCGTCGGGAAGGACCCAGAGATAGAAGACGTAATTAAGTCCGGCGGCGAGGTCGAGCTTCCGGAGCTCGATGAGGACAAAGTAGCCACAGTGCTGTACACCTCAGGCACCACCGGCAAGCCTAAAGGCGCCTACTTCACACATAGGCAGTTGGTCCTACATACCTTCAGCGTGGCTCTGGCGGCTGTGGGCTATAGAGGGCTCAGCAGGGGCGACTGCGCCTCGATAGACGGGAAGCCCTGCACAGCGCTCTACTTGGTGCCTATGTTCCATGTCCACGCTTGGGGCTTGCCTTGGGTCTACGCCTTGATGGGCTGGAAGCAAGTGATGCCTGGGAGGTTCGACTACGGCCACATCCTGAGACTGATAGTGGAGGAGGAGGTGAAGGCCATGGCGGGAGTCCCCACTATCCTATATATGTTGGTGACGCATCCCGACCTGCCTAAATATGTGGAGGGCATAAAGAGGCTCGCGCCGATTTATATCGTGGGCGGCGCAGCTCTGCCGAAAGAGCTAGCCAAAAAGGCCGCAGACGCGGGCTTTGTGCCTAGGGTGGGCTACGGCCTGACTGAGACGGCCCCCGTTGTGTCGTTGGGCTTCTTCAAGCCCACCGAGAAGTTGCCAGAAGATCCAGATAAGGCCTTCGACCTCATAGTGATGACAGGTCTCCCCAATCCGCTCTCAGAATTCGCAGTGGTCGATGAGAACGATAGGCCTGTCCCTAAGGACTGCAAGACCGCCGGCGAGCTGGCGCTGAGGGCGCCTTGGATAACGCCCGAATATATCGGAGACCCCGAAAAGACCAAAAACGCTTGGCGCAACGGTTGGTTCCACACCGGCGATGCCGCCATCTGGTGTCCGGACGGCAGGATAAAAATAGTGGATAGGCTCAAAGACGTAATTAAGTCCGGAGGGGAGTGGATATCTTCGCTACAACTAGAAGACCTAATAATGACACATCCCTCTGTCGGCATAGCCGCTGTCGTCGGCCTGCCCCACGAGAAGTGGGGCGAACGCCCAGTCGCCTTTGTGGTGCCCAAACCTGGGGCCTCCGTCTCGCCCGATGAGATAATAGCCCACCTGCAGAAGTTCGTAGACGCAGGCAAGATACCTAAATGGTGGCTACCCGACAGAGTGGTGGTCGTGCAGGACCTCCCCATGACTGGTACGGGTAAAATCGATAAAAAAGTGTTGAGAGATAAATATAAAGATCTACTTAAATCCAATTGA
- a CDS encoding aldo/keto reductase gives MELGGLKVSPIGLGAWQAGARAWLVDKAELIRAYRRAFELGVNFIDTAEIYGWGESERLVGEAVRGYDVVIATKVAGFHWGRVEKSARASLGRLGRIDLLQLHWPPPLYAPFCRVVRELERLKEVGLVSEIGVSNFDEVLLRRAFECLKRHEIVSDQIEYNLLNRAADRPEFKKTVEELGVKIIAWSPLAKGAVLGKWGRDRARRTDPAIKKANTEEGRRVVETVNEVARRTGVSPARVVLSWLKRRGVLPIPGVKNTAQAEDVAGSIGFELPEDYYKLLDETSAPFIRGQVGMNRIRYVPGFLQKALLRLYPL, from the coding sequence ATGGAGCTGGGCGGCCTTAAGGTTTCCCCTATAGGGCTTGGGGCATGGCAGGCAGGAGCCAGGGCGTGGCTGGTAGATAAGGCAGAGTTGATAAGGGCGTATAGGAGGGCCTTTGAGCTCGGCGTGAATTTCATCGATACGGCCGAGATCTACGGGTGGGGCGAGTCGGAAAGACTTGTGGGGGAGGCCGTGAGGGGTTACGACGTCGTGATAGCGACCAAGGTCGCTGGTTTCCATTGGGGCCGCGTGGAGAAATCCGCCAGAGCCAGTTTGGGCAGGTTGGGCAGGATAGACCTACTGCAACTACACTGGCCTCCGCCTCTATACGCGCCGTTCTGTAGAGTCGTCAGGGAGCTGGAGAGGCTCAAGGAGGTCGGGCTGGTGTCCGAAATAGGCGTGAGCAACTTCGACGAGGTGCTCCTACGGCGGGCATTTGAATGTCTGAAGAGGCACGAAATAGTGTCGGACCAAATAGAGTACAACCTACTCAATAGAGCTGCCGACAGGCCCGAGTTCAAGAAGACGGTAGAGGAGTTGGGCGTAAAGATCATCGCCTGGTCTCCTCTGGCTAAAGGCGCTGTGTTGGGCAAATGGGGGCGCGATAGGGCCAGGAGGACCGATCCGGCCATCAAGAAGGCGAACACCGAGGAGGGGAGACGCGTAGTTGAGACGGTCAATGAGGTCGCCCGGAGGACTGGCGTCTCGCCTGCGCGGGTAGTGCTCTCATGGCTTAAACGTAGAGGCGTCCTCCCGATACCCGGTGTGAAGAATACTGCGCAGGCCGAAGACGTGGCGGGCTCCATAGGCTTTGAGCTCCCCGAGGACTACTATAAGCTCTTAGACGAGACCAGTGCGCCTTTCATAAGGGGGCAGGTCGGCATGAACAGAATTAGATATGTGCCCGGCTTTCTCCAAAAGGCCCTCTTGAGACTCTACCCATTATAA
- a CDS encoding M42 family metallopeptidase yields MEDFKALLRRLSEAFGPSGFEDEVREIVIREMEPYVDEVFVDRWGNVYGVKKGETGYRAMVAAHMDEIGLVVDHVDKNGFLRIRPIGGWNEVTLVGQRVVIKTRDGRKIRGVVGTRPPHITPPGKEREAPEMKDLFVDIGASSAEEAEKLGVGVGSVAVLDREFAELAGGVVTGKAFDDRVGLAVMLYSLRLIRDLPLTLYAVATVQEEIGLRGASVAAERTNPHYAVAIDTTIAADVPGVSEREYIVRIGGGPAVKVLDGGRGGLFVAHPRLREFVVDVARRRGIPHQLEVLYGGTTDAMAIAFRREGIPAVTISVPTRYVHSPVEVLRLEDAVNAARLLVAVLEESRSEFVESLMERRIK; encoded by the coding sequence ATGGAGGACTTTAAGGCCCTTTTGAGGAGGCTCTCCGAGGCCTTCGGCCCCTCGGGGTTCGAGGACGAGGTGAGGGAAATCGTAATCAGGGAGATGGAGCCCTATGTGGACGAAGTCTTTGTGGATAGGTGGGGCAACGTCTACGGCGTCAAGAAGGGCGAGACGGGCTATAGGGCCATGGTGGCCGCCCATATGGACGAGATAGGGCTGGTGGTTGACCATGTGGATAAGAACGGGTTTTTGAGGATCAGGCCTATAGGCGGTTGGAACGAAGTGACGCTGGTGGGCCAACGCGTAGTTATCAAGACCCGAGACGGGAGGAAGATAAGAGGCGTCGTGGGGACTAGGCCTCCGCATATAACTCCGCCTGGCAAGGAGCGCGAGGCACCTGAGATGAAAGACCTATTTGTGGATATAGGCGCGTCTAGCGCCGAGGAGGCAGAAAAGTTGGGGGTTGGCGTGGGCTCTGTGGCGGTGTTGGATAGGGAATTCGCAGAGCTGGCTGGCGGCGTCGTTACGGGGAAGGCCTTCGACGATAGGGTGGGTCTCGCCGTGATGCTCTACTCCTTGAGGCTAATTAGGGACTTGCCTCTCACTCTCTACGCGGTGGCGACGGTGCAGGAGGAGATAGGGCTGAGGGGCGCCTCGGTGGCCGCCGAGAGGACAAATCCCCACTACGCCGTAGCTATAGATACCACCATAGCGGCCGATGTGCCTGGCGTGTCTGAACGGGAATATATAGTCCGTATTGGCGGGGGGCCTGCCGTCAAGGTGCTAGATGGCGGCAGAGGCGGACTCTTCGTGGCTCACCCAAGGCTTAGAGAGTTTGTGGTGGATGTGGCCAGGAGGAGAGGCATACCGCACCAGCTAGAAGTGCTATATGGAGGCACTACAGACGCCATGGCGATAGCCTTCAGGAGGGAGGGAATACCCGCTGTGACCATCAGCGTGCCTACCCGCTATGTGCACTCGCCGGTGGAGGTCTTGAGGCTGGAAGACGCCGTAAACGCCGCAAGACTTCTAGTAGCAGTTTTGGAGGAGAGCAGGTCAGAGTTCGTGGAGTCCCTAATGGAGAGGAGGATCAAATAG